A single genomic interval of Bacteroidetes Order II. bacterium harbors:
- a CDS encoding tail fiber protein yields MKNAWQESETYLDDSAHENANEAYFTGSPYVGEIQIFAGNFAPEGWMFCHEQFIGYFGK; encoded by the coding sequence ATGAAAAATGCGTGGCAGGAAAGCGAAACCTACCTCGACGACTCCGCTCACGAAAATGCGAATGAAGCGTATTTTACAGGAAGCCCTTATGTAGGCGAAATTCAAATTTTTGCAGGGAATTTTGCGCCTGAGGGTTGGATGTTCTGTCATGAGCAGTTTATTGGCTATTTCGGAAAATGA
- a CDS encoding tail fiber protein, whose translation MSSLLAISENDTLFALIGTTYGGDGQTTLRYPICAGAFPFIKERIAALRISSGKQMAQKP comes from the coding sequence ATGAGCAGTTTATTGGCTATTTCGGAAAATGATACACTCTTCGCACTCATCGGCACCACGTATGGCGGCGATGGGCAAACCACCTTGCGTTACCCGATCTGCGCGGGCGCATTCCCATTCATCAAGGAACGAATAGCGGCGTTACGTATTTCATCGGGCAAGCAGATGGCACAGAAACCGTAA